A portion of the Dethiobacter alkaliphilus AHT 1 genome contains these proteins:
- a CDS encoding PilX N-terminal domain-containing pilus assembly protein — protein sequence MKEERGYVLLVLMYVIIMLTLLGVTVLSIGLMDLKVSGHMAEAKRAYYYAEAGVALMVAGLPREVGLLAEYAAEEDYGPSPRFRAVVSEGEKSYVKRIESLGRYGDKERRVEVLARLQPFGGNAVVAEEIVLEEVAVRGSVLAGDVEFNGANRIAGDLYVRELVAGEAEVGGHGCVWDGEDFPLVDIGEMETGEWEIPPVVDEVFWLEGDYEGCERLFVPGDLVIGEEFWFTGMIVVLGEVRLLEVPWGDVVLLAEGEVIIEGGFGGEEPGSLVVYSGERVSGFLWWEEIYGVLMAPVVELSRVVVCYDDRAVMDVLEELPAELLGYCPGFNLTWLETELRR from the coding sequence ATGAAGGAGGAGCGGGGTTATGTGCTGCTGGTGTTGATGTATGTGATTATTATGCTTACTTTGCTGGGGGTGACGGTGCTAAGTATTGGGTTAATGGATCTGAAGGTGAGTGGCCATATGGCAGAGGCAAAGCGGGCTTATTACTATGCTGAGGCGGGGGTTGCGCTGATGGTGGCGGGGCTTCCCCGGGAAGTTGGGTTGTTGGCGGAGTATGCGGCAGAGGAGGATTATGGTCCCAGTCCCCGGTTTAGGGCGGTGGTTAGTGAGGGGGAAAAGTCCTATGTTAAGCGGATCGAGTCGCTGGGGCGGTACGGTGATAAGGAGAGGAGGGTGGAGGTTTTGGCACGGCTGCAGCCTTTTGGGGGAAATGCTGTGGTAGCAGAGGAGATTGTTTTGGAAGAGGTGGCGGTGCGGGGTTCTGTTTTGGCCGGGGATGTGGAGTTTAACGGGGCAAACCGGATTGCGGGGGATTTGTATGTGCGGGAATTGGTGGCGGGGGAGGCAGAGGTGGGGGGGCATGGCTGTGTTTGGGATGGAGAAGATTTTCCCCTGGTGGATATTGGGGAGATGGAGACCGGGGAGTGGGAGATCCCGCCGGTGGTGGATGAAGTTTTTTGGCTGGAAGGGGATTATGAGGGGTGTGAGCGGCTGTTTGTGCCGGGGGATTTGGTGATTGGGGAAGAGTTTTGGTTTACGGGGATGATTGTGGTGCTGGGGGAGGTTAGGCTGCTTGAGGTGCCTTGGGGGGATGTGGTTTTGTTGGCTGAGGGGGAGGTGATTATTGAAGGCGGATTTGGCGGGGAGGAGCCGGGGAGTTTGGTTGTGTACAGTGGGGAGAGGGTGAGTGGTTTTTTGTGGTGGGAGGAAATTTATGGGGTGCTTATGGCGCCGGTGGTGGAATTGAGTAGGGTGGTGGTGTGCTATGATGACCGGGCGGTAATGGATGTGCTGGAGGAATTGCCGGCGGAGTTGTTGGGTTATTGCCCGGGTTTTAATCTTACCTGGTTGGAGACGGAGTTGAGAAGATGA
- a CDS encoding GspE/PulE family protein produces the protein MKQYKMQDLLGKRLVEERVITPEQLDEALQHRDLKKGEKGLLGKILVKLGYCSEEDVARVVAERAGVPFLSLESYPVDPAAMVSVTAEAARRYHALPIDVSEDQKLVVAMQQPLDILALDDLRVLTGYDIQPVVVTDSELEAAIQNYSQTSVGVEQDLGEEGSVEEVEDDAYTADEGTERPAVQLANVILTQAVNSKASDVHIEAYEKTMRVRFRIDGVLHDVMSPPKKLHGALVSRYKIMSGMNIAERRIPQDGRLSVKIEGKTVDVRVASLPASFGERLTLRLLERSGQTITLEDLGVAEETLEQYRKLISLPYGFIPVTGPTGSGKSTTLYASLAAVDREEKNVITVEDPVEYRMEGINQIQINPKAGLTFASGLRSILRSDPDIVMVGEIRDKETARIAIEAALTGHMVFTTLHTNDAAGAISRLTEMGVEPYLTASSVVGILAQRLARKLCSQCKEEYTITREMAEKIPEFPLAPGEEEIVLYRAKKDGCMRCSNTGYSGRMGIYEMLTVSEGIQRLALERKSASEIKKLAIAEGMVTLRQDGLKKVKQGVTSIEEVLRVIV, from the coding sequence ATGAAACAGTATAAGATGCAGGATCTGTTGGGCAAGAGATTGGTGGAAGAGAGAGTAATTACCCCGGAGCAGCTGGATGAGGCGCTGCAGCACCGGGATTTAAAGAAGGGTGAAAAGGGCCTTTTAGGTAAGATTCTGGTCAAGCTGGGCTACTGCAGTGAGGAAGATGTGGCCCGGGTTGTGGCTGAGCGGGCAGGTGTGCCTTTTCTTTCCCTGGAGAGCTATCCGGTGGATCCGGCGGCCATGGTAAGTGTGACAGCGGAGGCGGCCAGGCGTTACCATGCGCTGCCCATTGATGTAAGTGAGGACCAGAAGCTGGTGGTGGCCATGCAGCAGCCCTTGGATATTCTGGCATTGGATGATTTAAGGGTGCTGACCGGCTATGATATTCAGCCGGTGGTGGTGACCGACAGTGAACTGGAAGCGGCTATTCAGAATTACAGCCAGACCAGTGTGGGTGTGGAGCAGGATCTGGGTGAAGAAGGTTCTGTGGAAGAGGTGGAGGATGATGCCTACACCGCAGATGAAGGAACGGAGCGGCCGGCGGTACAGTTGGCCAACGTTATTTTGACCCAGGCTGTAAACTCCAAGGCCAGTGATGTGCATATTGAGGCTTATGAGAAGACCATGCGGGTAAGGTTTCGTATTGACGGTGTGCTCCATGATGTGATGAGCCCGCCGAAGAAATTGCATGGTGCTTTGGTGTCCAGGTATAAGATTATGTCGGGGATGAATATTGCGGAGAGAAGGATTCCCCAGGATGGGCGTTTGTCGGTAAAGATTGAGGGTAAGACGGTGGATGTGCGGGTGGCTTCGCTGCCGGCCAGTTTCGGGGAACGGCTGACCTTGAGGTTGTTGGAGCGCTCGGGGCAGACCATTACGCTGGAAGATCTGGGTGTGGCCGAGGAGACGCTGGAGCAGTACCGCAAACTGATTAGTCTGCCTTATGGGTTTATTCCCGTTACCGGGCCTACCGGCAGTGGTAAGAGTACTACGCTGTATGCCAGTCTGGCGGCGGTGGACCGGGAAGAAAAGAACGTTATTACCGTTGAGGATCCGGTGGAATACCGGATGGAGGGGATTAACCAGATTCAGATTAATCCCAAGGCCGGTCTTACCTTTGCTTCGGGGCTGCGGTCTATTTTGCGCAGTGACCCGGACATTGTGATGGTGGGTGAGATCCGGGATAAAGAAACGGCGAGGATTGCCATCGAGGCGGCGCTGACCGGGCATATGGTGTTTACCACCCTGCATACCAATGATGCGGCGGGGGCCATCAGCCGGTTGACGGAAATGGGTGTGGAGCCTTATCTTACCGCGTCTTCGGTGGTGGGTATCCTGGCGCAGCGGTTGGCAAGAAAGCTTTGTTCCCAGTGTAAGGAAGAGTATACCATTACCCGGGAAATGGCGGAGAAGATTCCTGAGTTTCCCCTGGCGCCGGGTGAAGAAGAGATTGTGTTGTACCGGGCTAAGAAAGATGGCTGTATGAGGTGCAGTAATACCGGGTACTCCGGACGGATGGGTATCTACGAGATGCTGACGGTTAGCGAGGGGATTCAGCGGCTGGCGCTGGAGCGTAAGTCGGCCAGTGAGATTAAGAAGCTGGCCATCGCCGAGGGGATGGTAACCCTGCGGCAGGACGGCCTGAAGAAAGTGAAGCAGGGCGTTACATCAATTGAGGAAGTGCTGAGGGTGATCGTATGA
- a CDS encoding M24 family metallopeptidase — MLKRVDNLRERLAEDDIGALLVTNPVNIAYLSGFTGTSGYLLVTPQEAYLLTDFRYLEQARAQSASFTIEDVAGAPWKQVSSLLAKDKLGELVVEGDHLTVDVFDKLTAQLEGVATKALPSPVNGLRAVKDKGEQEAIAAAVSLTDKAFTHILPFIRPGVREAEVALELEFFLRKNGASGPSFSFIVASGTRSALPHGVAGDKLLETGDAVVLDFGCVLNGYCSDMSRTVFVGSATERQKDVYYRVLEAQQSALEQLRPGMNGTEADALARNVLAKYDLTEKFGHGLGHGLGRVIHEAPRLSPVSEDVLKPGMVVTVEPGVYISGEFGVRIEDVVVITEDGVVNLTKSSKDLVCI, encoded by the coding sequence ATGCTAAAAAGGGTAGATAATCTACGAGAGCGTCTGGCAGAAGATGATATTGGGGCACTGCTGGTGACCAATCCGGTGAACATTGCTTACCTGTCCGGATTTACCGGCACTTCCGGTTATTTGTTGGTCACGCCGCAGGAGGCGTACCTGCTCACAGATTTTCGCTACCTGGAGCAGGCTCGGGCTCAGTCCGCCTCGTTTACCATTGAGGATGTGGCGGGAGCTCCCTGGAAGCAGGTCTCTTCCCTTTTGGCCAAGGACAAGCTTGGTGAGTTGGTCGTGGAAGGGGACCACCTGACGGTGGATGTGTTTGATAAACTGACGGCACAGTTGGAAGGAGTGGCCACTAAGGCTTTGCCTTCGCCGGTTAACGGCTTGCGTGCCGTAAAAGATAAGGGTGAGCAGGAGGCCATTGCTGCGGCTGTTTCTTTAACAGATAAGGCTTTTACCCACATCCTGCCTTTTATCAGGCCCGGGGTGCGGGAGGCGGAAGTGGCGCTGGAGTTGGAATTCTTCCTGCGTAAAAATGGTGCCAGCGGTCCGTCTTTTAGTTTTATTGTGGCTTCCGGTACCCGTTCTGCCCTGCCCCATGGCGTGGCCGGTGATAAATTGCTGGAGACCGGCGATGCGGTGGTACTGGATTTTGGCTGTGTTTTAAACGGATACTGTTCGGATATGAGCCGGACTGTGTTTGTGGGCAGTGCCACAGAGCGGCAAAAGGATGTGTATTATAGAGTTCTGGAAGCGCAGCAGAGCGCACTTGAGCAGCTTCGACCCGGCATGAACGGAACGGAAGCGGATGCGCTGGCCAGAAATGTCTTGGCTAAGTATGATTTGACGGAAAAATTCGGTCATGGACTGGGTCATGGTTTGGGTCGGGTAATCCATGAGGCACCGCGGCTGTCACCGGTTTCAGAGGATGTGCTTAAGCCGGGGATGGTGGTTACCGTGGAGCCTGGTGTTTACATAAGCGGTGAATTCGGTGTGCGGATTGAGGATGTGGTGGTCATCACCGAAGACGGCGTAGTAAATCTTACAAAAAGCAGCAAAGATTTAGTTTGCATCTAA
- a CDS encoding prepilin peptidase: MWLVVFVFGLFIGSFLNVCIWRIPREESVVFPPSHCTGCGRRLGALELIPVLSFLWQRGRCAGCGAEVSWRYPAVELASAVMFVLLFLRFGWPEFVIHAVFFAILLVIFFIDIDHQIIPNRLVLLLLGYSLLIQVVWPQVAWSDALLGGLLGGGLFLFLAVVSGGGMGGGDIKLVAVLGLWYGWAQLLLLMFLAFLGGGLIGGILLILGIKKRKDGIPFGPFLVLAAFVVTMWGRQLLEWYLRISGL, translated from the coding sequence ATGTGGTTGGTGGTTTTCGTTTTTGGCCTGTTTATCGGGTCCTTTCTCAATGTTTGTATCTGGCGGATTCCCAGGGAGGAATCGGTGGTGTTTCCGCCGTCCCACTGTACCGGATGTGGGCGGCGATTGGGGGCCTTGGAGTTGATTCCGGTCCTTAGCTTTCTGTGGCAGCGGGGGCGCTGTGCCGGCTGTGGTGCAGAGGTATCCTGGCGATACCCGGCGGTGGAGTTGGCCTCTGCGGTAATGTTTGTGTTGTTGTTTTTGCGGTTTGGCTGGCCTGAGTTTGTGATTCATGCAGTGTTTTTTGCTATTTTATTGGTTATCTTTTTTATTGATATTGACCATCAGATTATTCCCAACCGGTTGGTACTGCTTTTATTGGGCTATAGTTTGCTGATTCAGGTGGTCTGGCCGCAGGTGGCCTGGTCCGATGCTTTGTTGGGCGGGCTTTTGGGGGGCGGTTTGTTCCTCTTTTTGGCGGTGGTCAGCGGCGGCGGCATGGGTGGCGGCGATATTAAGCTGGTGGCTGTGCTGGGGCTGTGGTACGGATGGGCACAACTTTTGCTATTAATGTTTCTGGCCTTTTTGGGTGGAGGATTGATAGGTGGAATTTTATTGATTCTGGGGATTAAGAAGCGAAAAGATGGTATTCCCTTTGGTCCGTTTCTGGTGTTGGCAGCATTCGTTGTCACCATGTGGGGCCGACAGCTTTTGGAGTGGTATTTACGGATAAGTGGCCTGTAA
- the aroQ gene encoding type II 3-dehydroquinate dehydratase — MRKILVIHGPNLNKLGQRDPVLYGTATLKELDDKLIELAAELGIALETFQSNHEGKLIDIIQTTEADGIIINPGAFTHYSYALRDAIADYSGPVVEVHLSNIHAREPFRQQSVTAGAARGQISGFGFDSYLLGLRAAVNLLDGES; from the coding sequence ATGCGAAAAATCCTTGTTATTCACGGACCAAATTTAAATAAGCTGGGACAGCGTGACCCGGTGTTGTACGGGACTGCTACGCTAAAAGAGCTGGATGATAAGCTAATTGAGCTGGCGGCTGAGTTGGGGATAGCTTTGGAGACATTTCAGTCCAACCATGAGGGTAAGCTAATTGATATCATCCAGACCACGGAAGCGGACGGGATTATTATTAATCCCGGGGCGTTTACCCATTACAGTTATGCGCTGCGGGATGCCATTGCCGATTATTCCGGTCCGGTGGTGGAAGTGCACCTCAGCAACATCCATGCCCGGGAGCCTTTCCGGCAGCAGTCGGTAACAGCCGGTGCGGCCAGAGGGCAAATCAGCGGCTTTGGCTTTGACAGTTATCTGTTGGGGCTGCGGGCGGCGGTTAACCTGCTGGATGGGGAAAGCTGA
- a CDS encoding RodZ domain-containing protein, with protein MRKFALILMIILGLVLVGCGQEEADSEPEVPEEVVQEEEEREPVILDADVPDRDPFASGGSGAWERERSEVERDGRDPFAVAGSSDWERENGAVDRSGRDPFAPGAEEEEDPVEPPEEPVDPVDPDDPDEPDDPDDVVVPGEVVVQLRTLDRCWLDVFVDGTRVLRTNVPRGETMEWEGSVVRLEQVGREFAVSVVVNGEDLGRLGDLVERLEDGPIIEAGVQISLEQRYAGGVLVGLEFASLAD; from the coding sequence ATGAGAAAGTTCGCCTTAATCCTGATGATTATTCTTGGTTTGGTGCTGGTTGGGTGCGGCCAGGAAGAAGCCGATTCCGAGCCTGAAGTTCCGGAGGAGGTTGTACAGGAGGAAGAAGAGCGTGAACCGGTGATTCTTGATGCGGATGTGCCGGATAGGGATCCCTTTGCTTCCGGTGGGTCCGGGGCTTGGGAGAGAGAACGTTCTGAGGTGGAGCGGGACGGTCGGGATCCATTTGCTGTGGCCGGCTCCAGTGACTGGGAGCGGGAAAACGGTGCGGTGGACAGGTCGGGTCGTGATCCCTTTGCGCCAGGTGCTGAGGAAGAGGAGGACCCGGTGGAGCCGCCTGAGGAGCCGGTGGATCCTGTGGATCCGGATGATCCCGATGAACCGGATGACCCGGATGATGTGGTGGTTCCCGGTGAGGTGGTTGTACAGCTGAGGACGTTGGATCGTTGTTGGCTGGATGTGTTTGTGGATGGTACCCGGGTGCTGCGGACCAATGTGCCGCGGGGCGAGACCATGGAGTGGGAAGGTTCTGTGGTACGGTTGGAGCAGGTAGGCCGGGAATTTGCGGTTAGTGTGGTCGTCAATGGTGAGGATCTGGGACGTTTGGGTGATTTGGTAGAGAGGCTGGAAGACGGCCCGATTATTGAGGCCGGGGTACAGATTAGTCTGGAACAGCGCTATGCCGGAGGTGTTCTGGTCGGTTTAGAGTTTGCATCATTGGCTGATTAA
- the efp gene encoding elongation factor P translates to MISTNEFKTGMTIELDNEVYTIVDFQHVKPGKGAAFVRTKLKNLKTGGVTEKTFRAGEKVERAMMDRREMQYLYNSGDEYNVMDTETYEQMALSADQLGNDVKYLKENMNIAVLFYQDQIFGIELPFFVELEVKETDPGIKGDTASGGTKPATMETGLVVQVPFFINAGDVLRIDTRSGEYIERV, encoded by the coding sequence ATGATTTCAACAAACGAATTTAAAACCGGGATGACCATTGAGTTAGATAATGAAGTCTATACCATTGTTGATTTTCAGCATGTTAAGCCCGGTAAAGGGGCAGCCTTTGTCCGCACTAAGCTGAAAAACCTCAAGACCGGCGGTGTGACCGAAAAAACATTTAGGGCCGGTGAGAAAGTGGAGCGGGCTATGATGGATCGCCGGGAAATGCAGTATTTGTATAACTCCGGTGATGAGTATAATGTGATGGACACGGAAACATATGAGCAGATGGCTCTCAGTGCCGACCAGTTAGGCAATGATGTGAAATATCTTAAGGAAAACATGAACATCGCGGTATTGTTTTATCAGGACCAGATCTTTGGCATTGAACTGCCATTCTTTGTGGAACTGGAAGTAAAAGAAACAGACCCCGGTATTAAAGGTGATACCGCATCAGGTGGTACCAAACCGGCAACAATGGAAACAGGGCTTGTGGTACAGGTCCCGTTTTTCATTAACGCAGGGGATGTCCTGCGTATAGATACCCGCTCCGGTGAGTATATTGAGAGAGTGTAG
- a CDS encoding GspH/FimT family pseudopilin, whose translation MRRGAGGFILAELVTVLVILGILCMVAVPVVGHVSTWGLRTAAQELAAQVRQARQTAIAGGEVCYVVFYEFSGRYRVDLPGGSEWVSLPEGVTYGGNNFVHLHGRPTVYFRYTGAPNRGGHVVLRDKRGNRRYVIVTPVTGRVRISETPP comes from the coding sequence ATGAGGCGGGGTGCCGGGGGATTTATTTTGGCGGAGTTGGTGACTGTGCTGGTGATTTTGGGTATTTTGTGTATGGTGGCGGTGCCGGTGGTGGGTCATGTTAGTACCTGGGGGCTGCGGACGGCGGCTCAGGAGTTGGCGGCCCAGGTAAGACAGGCCCGGCAGACGGCCATTGCCGGCGGGGAAGTTTGTTATGTGGTTTTTTATGAGTTTAGCGGGCGGTACCGGGTGGATCTGCCGGGGGGCTCGGAGTGGGTGAGTTTGCCGGAAGGGGTGACTTACGGGGGGAATAATTTTGTGCATTTGCATGGGCGGCCCACTGTATATTTTCGTTATACCGGGGCGCCTAATCGGGGTGGACATGTGGTGCTGCGGGATAAAAGGGGGAACCGGCGTTATGTTATTGTGACACCGGTGACCGGCAGGGTACGGATAAGTGAGACCCCTCCGTAA
- a CDS encoding prepilin-type N-terminal cleavage/methylation domain-containing protein, whose amino-acid sequence MGQRGFLLVELLVALAVVAIVAVPLLALLTMGAEAQGRARVHTEAAVLAREKMEMVCSGSYCLLVGEEEGEVAGFGRFSRRVEVSEVWEDVKQVQVTVEWSEKGVRRELVLITFVGR is encoded by the coding sequence ATGGGGCAGCGGGGTTTTTTGCTGGTGGAGCTGTTGGTGGCGCTGGCGGTGGTTGCCATTGTGGCGGTGCCGCTGTTGGCGCTTTTGACCATGGGGGCAGAGGCGCAGGGGAGAGCGCGGGTGCATACGGAGGCAGCGGTTTTGGCGCGGGAGAAGATGGAGATGGTGTGCAGCGGAAGTTATTGTTTGTTGGTTGGTGAGGAAGAAGGGGAGGTGGCAGGGTTTGGACGGTTTAGCCGTAGGGTGGAGGTAAGTGAGGTTTGGGAAGATGTTAAGCAGGTGCAGGTGACGGTGGAGTGGAGTGAAAAAGGAGTGCGGCGGGAGTTGGTTTTGATAACCTTTGTAGGAAGGTGA
- a CDS encoding CBS domain-containing protein, with protein sequence MLAQDIMVTNLPIVLVDQNMFTVAQEMMAKKTSHALVTDRENRLLGLISGYDLRKAVAEGNPECTAEQMMTPRQRLVVAYPDTPVEEVADLMSSRGITQVPVVSDEVPVGYLNLNTVLDYTTETVRKTRNELAQIRQAALLIESMSEGLVVVDRDYCICEFNPAAERISGKTAEKMLGRVSKMYKDYDSPVRQVMETGRPLYNVEVESSSGHVFITNNVPVMMEGETAGVLQTFTDITDMKKMQHQLLKTKDELDNAFALTLPNSQVEKKLKSTPEYRDIYHLATGQIEVTEVIDDGGYHHVVNALKVAADLNEKGLMSLLGIDKDILVEALIFHVGKSQPVLNVGQKVDPRQVFEDSRLHAHRSADIVERYYGKSSDVVTLIRYHHHTEAELPGDFPTHLLPMFRLLRIIDGLSAGLTRRDARIGFRVNGSRLTVLEHNGHPGYDRTIEVDLYTGQEFVYNEKKVVSVKREAVAQ encoded by the coding sequence TTGTTAGCACAGGATATTATGGTTACTAACCTCCCCATTGTTCTTGTGGACCAGAATATGTTTACGGTGGCGCAGGAGATGATGGCTAAGAAAACATCACATGCTTTGGTTACAGATAGGGAGAATCGGCTGTTGGGGCTGATTTCCGGGTATGATTTGCGTAAGGCGGTGGCTGAGGGTAATCCGGAGTGTACCGCAGAACAGATGATGACACCCAGGCAAAGGCTGGTGGTGGCTTATCCTGATACGCCCGTTGAGGAAGTGGCGGATTTAATGAGCAGCAGGGGAATTACCCAGGTGCCGGTGGTTTCCGATGAAGTGCCGGTGGGTTATCTTAATTTAAATACTGTTTTGGATTACACCACGGAAACGGTGCGCAAAACCAGAAATGAGTTGGCGCAGATCCGGCAGGCAGCCCTGTTGATTGAGTCCATGAGTGAGGGTTTGGTGGTGGTGGACCGGGATTACTGTATCTGTGAATTTAATCCGGCGGCGGAGCGCATTAGCGGAAAAACTGCTGAGAAGATGCTGGGCAGAGTTTCTAAGATGTACAAAGATTATGATTCGCCGGTGCGCCAGGTTATGGAAACGGGCCGGCCCCTTTATAATGTGGAGGTGGAAAGCTCCTCGGGGCATGTTTTTATCACCAATAATGTGCCCGTCATGATGGAGGGGGAGACCGCCGGAGTATTGCAGACCTTCACTGATATTACAGATATGAAGAAGATGCAGCACCAGCTGTTAAAAACCAAGGATGAGCTGGACAATGCCTTTGCTTTGACGCTGCCCAACTCCCAGGTGGAAAAGAAACTAAAGAGCACCCCGGAATACCGGGATATTTATCATCTGGCCACAGGTCAGATTGAGGTTACCGAAGTTATCGATGACGGCGGGTACCATCATGTGGTAAACGCCTTGAAGGTGGCGGCGGATTTGAATGAAAAAGGGCTTATGTCGCTGTTGGGTATTGATAAGGATATTCTGGTTGAGGCCCTGATTTTTCATGTGGGCAAGTCCCAGCCGGTGCTTAATGTGGGACAAAAAGTGGATCCGCGTCAGGTTTTTGAGGACAGCAGGCTCCATGCTCACCGTAGTGCGGATATTGTGGAGAGGTATTACGGTAAATCCTCCGATGTGGTGACATTGATTCGTTACCATCACCACACTGAAGCGGAGTTGCCCGGGGATTTTCCCACCCATCTGCTGCCCATGTTTCGTTTGCTGAGGATTATTGACGGGCTTTCTGCCGGACTGACCAGGCGTGATGCGCGGATAGGTTTTCGGGTTAACGGCTCAAGGCTGACGGTTTTGGAGCATAACGGTCATCCCGGCTATGACCGCACCATTGAGGTTGATTTGTATACAGGTCAGGAGTTTGTATATAATGAGAAAAAGGTGGTAAGCGTTAAACGGGAGGCTGTTGCGCAGTGA
- a CDS encoding shikimate kinase, with amino-acid sequence MKRISGKNLVLIGFMGTGKTEVGRLLADLLNRRFVDTDRRISEREGMSIPELFAARGEQYFRAAEKEVVAELASQKGLVVSTGGGVVLDGGNVEHLRLSGFVVWLDADVDTLSLRLQGDKTRPLLQSDGLAELYKRREALYREAAHVRVDTAGKAPFVVAREVVALLQGEG; translated from the coding sequence GTGAAACGGATCTCCGGTAAAAACCTGGTGCTGATAGGTTTTATGGGCACGGGGAAAACTGAAGTTGGCCGGCTTTTGGCCGATTTGCTAAACCGGCGGTTTGTGGATACAGACCGCCGGATTAGTGAAAGGGAAGGTATGTCCATTCCGGAGCTGTTTGCGGCCCGCGGTGAACAGTATTTTCGGGCGGCGGAAAAAGAGGTGGTGGCTGAGCTGGCTTCCCAAAAGGGGTTGGTTGTCTCCACCGGCGGCGGTGTGGTGCTTGATGGCGGCAATGTAGAGCATCTACGCCTGAGCGGCTTTGTGGTCTGGCTGGATGCGGATGTGGACACGCTGTCTTTGCGGCTGCAGGGTGACAAGACCCGCCCGCTTTTGCAGAGTGATGGTTTGGCAGAGTTGTATAAAAGGCGGGAAGCACTGTACCGGGAGGCTGCCCATGTGCGGGTGGACACAGCGGGTAAAGCACCGTTTGTGGTGGCCCGGGAAGTGGTGGCTTTGCTGCAGGGTGAAGGGTAA
- a CDS encoding type IV pilus twitching motility protein PilT, which translates to MSIFNFDDLLRKTVELEGSDLHLAVGMPPMVRVYGSLMPLDMPVLKPDDVKEMLMPVLDDLQREQLLKEWELDFSYAVEGLSRFRGSAMVQRGSFDVVLRSVPWDIPKVEDLGLPPVVKDLSRLPRGLVVVTGPTGSGKSTTLASMVGMINEERSCNIVTVENPIEFLHSHKKAIVRQREVGNDTKSFSVALRHMLRHDPDVILIGEMRDMESIAIALTAAETGHLVFSTLHTQTAPLALHRIVDVFPESVRNYVRLQLADSLKGVISQQLLPRADGQGRVAAVEVLVNTPAVSNMVREGNEHQLYTAMQTGRDHGMQTMDSALADLCIRGVVTREEAVSRAVNKAELERALL; encoded by the coding sequence ATGAGTATATTTAACTTTGATGATCTTTTACGGAAGACGGTGGAGCTTGAGGGGTCTGATTTGCACCTGGCGGTGGGGATGCCGCCCATGGTGCGGGTTTACGGGTCGCTAATGCCATTGGACATGCCGGTGCTTAAGCCCGATGATGTAAAAGAGATGCTGATGCCGGTATTGGATGATTTGCAAAGGGAGCAGCTTTTAAAGGAGTGGGAGCTGGATTTCTCTTATGCTGTGGAGGGGCTGAGCCGTTTTCGGGGCAGCGCCATGGTGCAGCGGGGCTCCTTTGATGTGGTGCTGCGGTCTGTGCCCTGGGATATTCCCAAGGTGGAGGATTTGGGGCTGCCGCCGGTGGTAAAGGATTTGTCCAGGCTGCCTCGGGGGTTGGTGGTGGTTACCGGGCCTACGGGCAGTGGTAAGAGTACTACCCTGGCTTCCATGGTGGGGATGATTAACGAAGAGCGTTCCTGCAACATTGTGACGGTGGAAAACCCCATTGAATTTTTGCACAGTCATAAAAAGGCCATTGTGAGGCAGCGGGAAGTGGGTAATGATACCAAGTCTTTCTCGGTGGCGCTGAGGCATATGCTGCGGCATGACCCGGATGTTATCCTGATTGGTGAGATGCGGGATATGGAGAGTATCGCCATTGCGCTGACGGCGGCGGAGACGGGCCATTTGGTTTTCTCTACTTTGCATACCCAGACGGCACCTTTGGCACTGCACCGGATTGTAGATGTTTTCCCGGAGTCGGTACGAAATTATGTGAGACTGCAGTTGGCCGATTCGCTAAAAGGGGTTATCTCGCAGCAGTTATTGCCGCGGGCCGATGGACAGGGCCGGGTAGCGGCGGTGGAGGTGCTGGTGAATACGCCGGCGGTGTCTAATATGGTGCGGGAAGGAAACGAGCACCAGTTGTACACGGCGATGCAGACCGGACGGGACCATGGCATGCAGACCATGGACAGTGCGTTGGCTGATTTGTGTATCCGTGGTGTGGTGACCCGGGAAGAGGCGGTTTCCAGAGCGGTTAACAAAGCGGAGCTGGAAAGGGCACTGCTGTAA